The following are encoded in a window of Castanea sativa cultivar Marrone di Chiusa Pesio chromosome 9, ASM4071231v1 genomic DNA:
- the LOC142609952 gene encoding putative F-box protein At2g36090: MASLSTPPPTTTTITITTVDEGSATSISAVHSDILQTHILTRLDGPTLASAACTCSQLSALSSQETLWTNICNSTWPSTNAPRIRHVISTFPNGPRSFFSDSFPLLTNLDHPNNSPQSHHDRTSELISAVDVYYKGSLVFSKVIETETVTGWFKCSPFRLDLLDPKDVVPTPIKLLDDDDDTCRDLEEDLELSWILIDPIGRRAMNVSSQKPVSVQRHWLSGEVHVRFATILAGDHHRGSSSEFVQCGVVITCGGSQGRVLLIKEMSLQVEDMDGIHLNGKESLVILQRAMKGKKGIRRREEEGRKRYQQFLERKKERKERKLRTEGILDMLCVAIGVLGFATFWLFVLCR; this comes from the coding sequence ATGGCTTCCTTATCTACACCACCACCTACCACCACCACTATCACCATCACCACCGTCGATGAAGGCAGCGCCACCTCAATCTCCGCCGTCCACTCAGATATTCTCCAAACTCACATACTAACACGATTAGACGGGCCCACCTTAGCCTCCGCAGCTTGCACTTGTTCTCAGCTCAGTGCACTTTCATCTCAAGAGACACTTTGGACAAACATTTGCAATTCCACGTGGCCATCCACCAACGCGCCACGTATACGCCACGTCATATCCACGTTCCCGAACGGTCCCCGCTCTTTCTTCTCCGACTCCTTCCCACTCCTCACAAATTTGGACCACCCAAACAACTCTCCCCAAAGCCATCACGACCGTACATCGGAACTAATCTCAGCCGTCGATGTTTACTACAAGGGCAGCCTCGTATTCAGCAAAGTGATCGAGACCGAGACAGTAACCGGTTGGTTTAAATGCTCACCGTTTCGGTTGGACCTTTTGGACCCCAAGGACGTGGTCCCAACACCGATAAAGTTGCTGGACGATGACGACGACACGTGTCGCGATCTTGAGGAGGATTTGGAGCTGAGCTGGATCTTGATTGACCCGATCGGACGGCGGGCGATGAACGTGTCGAGTCAGAAGCCAGTTTCGGTACAACGTCATTGGTTGAGTGGAGAGGTGCACGTGCGGTTCGCGACAATCTTAGCCGGCGACCACCACAGAGGATCATCATCGGAGTTCGTGCAGTGTGGGGTAGTGATCACGTGCGGTGGGTCCCAGGGAAGGGTGCTGCTAATTAAGGAGATGAGTTTGCAGGTGGAGGACATGGATGGGATTCATTTGAATGGGAAGGAAAGTTTGGTAATTTTGCAGAGGGCAATGAAGGGTAAAAAGGGAATAAGGAGGAGGGAAGAGGAAGGAAGGAAAAGATACCAGCAGTTTTTGGAGAGGAAGAAggagaggaaagagaggaagCTAAGAACAGAAGGGATATTAGATATGTTGTGTGTGGCTATTGGGGTCTTGGGATTTGCCActttttggttatttgttttgtgcagataa